The following proteins come from a genomic window of Nicotiana tomentosiformis chromosome 12, ASM39032v3, whole genome shotgun sequence:
- the LOC104107691 gene encoding uncharacterized protein, protein METLQGSVLVEVDVSKLMGSESFSGRARKLERSSVVTAPSVDRTNDLVSRKELAFWSKMSESEFSGHQSIHNAEDASEDHSFRSINTKLPLTLGLEATQSHRNFGKVGRNSNSNSKRSRIVQMDVSANKIGEDGKGFSTELSANPTNCKIGERTQVVKQRQNSSGKRSDKRNGKVTKSNFSLKSLVGFGSATGGRNFLGMYGLKSDVMDVTKDVDDRPLRELLDGSYKCAPSPKDKGNKALSSNDSLMQLVRDANSMLRLQKSVQTQNYSCVDSKVSCVHVYTGSSSESRDNGDKEETRINNPSSFNQAQEHCGKVQTVATMLHAPSYTPTDVLERLALAPSKDLDSFLMDTVKPASSRNCGDLRLSKPSFQRNGLPPFPWSHTYSGHPKTVPDSTKLSTSKTVCQGRWVRVENTLTPMKGSTGFLVELQSLTDNHKLVPTGAQVSENVNASTNSDSLTMCERISSSIGAISTSEVPPAESPRILVAAETLCEIATHSLRQNTEETVKLLKRPCQKVMKACKLTEKSEKQFIAPKPVVGSNNLVEIADGILPSKKLRLSVNFRKPDRKGPVPCSAQSIRSSPVKSFRDSEGFSTSFVNKPCMIPPYTRVMDKACSSEQKLRKVANGVEPRR, encoded by the exons ATGGAAACTTTGCAGGGTTCTGTTCTGGTGGAGGTGGACGTGTCTAAGCTTATGGGATCGGAAAGCTTCAGCGGCCGTGCTCGTAAATTGGAGAGGTCTTCTGTTGTGACTGCGCCTTCTGTTGATAGGACCAATGATTTAGTCAGTCGAAAAG AATTAGCTTTTTGGAGTAAGATGTCCGAGAGTGAATTCTCTGGTCATCAATCCATACATAATGCCGAGGATGCTTCAGAAGACCACAGTTTCAGGAGCATAAATACTAAGCTTCCACTGACACTTGGGTTAGAGGCTACTCAATCACATCGGAATTTTGGGAAGGTGGGCAGAAATAGTAATTCTAATTCTAAGAGATCAAGGATAGTGCAGATGGACGTTTCTGCAAATAAAATTGGTGAAGATGGAAAAGGCTTTAGTACTGAGCTTTCAGCAAATCCTACAAATTGCAAAATTGGAG AGAGGACTCAAGTGGTTAAGCAAAGGCAGAATTCTAGTGGCAAGCGAAGCGATAAAAGAAATGGCAAAGTTACTAAAAGTAATTTCTCTTTAAAGAGCTTGGTTGGCTTCGGTTCAGCTACTGGAGGAAGAAACTTTCTTG GAATGTATGGCTTGAAATCTGATGTCATGGATGTCACAAAAGATGTAGATGATCGGCCTTTGAGGGAACTACTCGATGGCAGTTATAAATGTGCACCTTCTCCCAAAGATAAGGGAAACAAAGCTTTAAGTTCAAATGACAGTCTCATGCAGTTGGTTAGAGATGCTAACTCCATGCTTCGACTTCAGAAGTCTGTACAGACGCAGAATTATTCTTGTGTTGATAGCAAAGTTTCTTGTGTCCATGTTTATACCGGCTCTTCTTCAGAAAGTCGAGACAATGGAGACAAGGAAGAGACCAGGATTAATAATCCGTCTTCTTTTAATCAG GCACAGGAACATTGTGGCAAGGTCCAAACAGTTGCGACAATGCTTCATGCTCCATCATATACGCCAACGGATGTGTTGGAGCGCCTTGCCCTTGCTCCATCCAAGGATTTAGATTCTTTCCTCATGGACACAGTCAAGCCTGCATCTTCAAGAAATTGTGGTGATCTTCGTCTAAGCAAGCCATCATTTCAGCGAAATGGTTTGCCTCCCTTTCCTTGGTCACATACATACTCTGGGCATCCTAAAACTGTTCCTGATTCAACTAAATTATCTACAAGTAAGACGGTTTGCCAAGGCAGATGGGTGAGAGTGGAAAACACTTTGACTCCTATGAAAGGTTCTACTGGTTTCCTTGTGGAATTGCAATCACTCACTGACAATCACAAACTAGTTCCAACAGGAGCTCAAGTCTCAGAAAATGTAAATGCTTCAACAAACTCTGATAGCCTTACTATGTGTGAAAGGATTTCATCGTCAATTGGAGCCATCAGCACTTCTGAAGTTCCCCCAG CTGAATCTCCAAGAATACTGGTTGCTGCTGAGACACTTTGCGAGATTGCGACGCATTCATTGAGGCAGAACACTGAAGAAACAGTCAAGTTGCTGAAAAGACCTTGTCAGAAGGTCATGAAAGCTTGTAAGTTGACTGAGAAATCTGAAAAACAATTCATAGCACCAAAACCAGTGGTGGGATCGAATAATCTGGTTGAAATTGCTGATGGGATACTTCCTTCGAAGAAACTTCGTCTTTCAGTCAACTTTAGAAAACCTGATCGGAAAGGACCAGTACCTTGTTCAGCTCAATCAATAAGATCATCTCCTGTCAAATCTTTTAGGGACTCGGAAGGTTTcagtaccagctttgtaaataaACCATGTATGATTCCCCCGTACACAAGGGTGATGGATAAGGCTTGTAGTAGTGAGCAGAAGCTGAGGAAGGTAGCCAATGGAGTGGAACCTAGGAGATGA
- the LOC104107692 gene encoding cation/H(+) antiporter 18-like — protein MASGMEHLCPAPMKATSNGIFQGDNPLDFALPLAILQICLVLVVTRGLAFLLRPLRQPRVIAEIIGGILLGPSALGRNKAYLNAVFPPKSITVLDTLANIGLLFFLFLVGLELDLKSLRQSGKKVLGIAVAGISLPFALGIGSSFILRETIAKGVNAPSFLVFMGVALSITAFPVLARILAELKLLTTNVGRMAMSAAAVNDVAAWILLALAIALSGDNLSPAVPLWVFLSGCGFVIGASLIVPPIFKWMSRRCHEGEPVDEMYICGTLAAVLAAGFVTDIIGIHAMFGAFVIGVLVPKEGPFAGVLVEKVEDLVSGLFLPLYFVSSGLKTNVATIQGIQSWGLLALVIFTACLGKIVGTFIVSLLWRIPKREALALGFLMNSKGLVELIVLNIGKDRKVLNDQIFAIMVLMALFTTFITTPLVLAVYKPAEKARKSDYKHRRVERKNPNTQLRILACFHSSWNIPSIINLLEASRGTERGERLSVYAMHLMEFSERPSAILMVHKARHNGLPFWNKGQRSANHVVVAFEAFQQLSQVSVRPMTSISSFTDMHEDICITAERKDIAIIILPYHKNLRLDGSFESTRPDFHLVNKRVLEHASCSVGIFVDRGLGGSAQISASNVSFSITVLFFGGRDDREALAYGARMAEHPGVELTVIRFLLESDSSEEIVRIDTVSPTLVSADEEFLADFRTSISKDSSIKYEEKNVRNVSETITIIHDYSRCSLFVVGRMPNGVVAVVLSQRIDCPELGPIGSFLTSPKFSTTASVLVVQQYYDQSYSISSQQMV, from the exons ATGGCATCCGGTATGGAACATCTCTGTCCAGCTCCGATGAAGGCCACGTCTAATGGCATTTTTCAAGGCGACAATCCCCTGGATTTTGCACTTCCGCTGGCCATTTTACAGATATGTTTAGTTCTTGTCGTCACAAGAGGTCTTGCCTTTTTGCTGCGGCCTCTACGACAACCACGTGTAATTGCTGAGATTATT GGAGGAATATTGCTGGGACCATCAGCTCTTGGTCGTAACAAAGCCTATTTGAATGCAGTATTCCCGCCAAAGAGCATCACTGTCTTAGACACACTGGCAAACATTGGTCTCTTGTTCTTTTTGTTCCTAGTTGGCCTAGAACTAGATTTAAAGTCATTGCGTCAGAGTGGGAAAAAAGTCCTTGGCATTGCTGTTGCAGGAATTAGTCTTCCTTTTGCTTTGGGAATTGGTTCTTCATTCATTCTTCGAGAAACAATAGCTAAAGGTGTAAATGCTCCTTCATTTCTTGTATTCATGGGTGTAGCACTTTCAATAACTGCATTTCCTGTTCTGGCACGAATTTTGGCCGAGCTGAAACTTTTAACTACTAATGTTGGAAGAATGGCCATGTCTGCGGCAGCAGTTAATGATGTGGCAGCTTGGATCTTACTTGCTCTTGCCATCGCCTTATCTGGTGATAATCTATCCCCTGCTGTGCCACTTTGGGTTTTCCTCAGTGGATGCGGTTTCGTCATTGGTGCCAGTCTTATTGTGCCACCAATTTTTAAGTGGATGTCGCGACGTTGCCACGAAGGTGAACCTGTGGatgagatgtatatatgtggtactttAGCTGCTGTACTTGCAGCTGGATTTGTCACTGATATTATTGGGATTCATGCAATGTTTGGGGCTTTCGTCATTGGAGTTCTTGTTCCGAAAGAGGGGCCATTTGCAGGTGTACTGGTTGAAAAAGTTGAGGACCTTGTATCTGGTCTTTTCCTCCCATTATACTTTGTGTCAAGTGGTCTAAAAACGAATGTCGCTACAATCCAAGGTATACAATCATGGGGTTTGCTAGCTCTTGTCATATTTACAGCTTGCTTGGGAAAGATTGTTGGCACATTTATAGTTTCCCTTCTCTGGAGGATTCCCAAAAGAGAGGCTCTTGCTCTTGGATTTCTTATGAACAGTAAGGGACTAGTGGAACTGATTGTCCTTAATATTGGCAAAGATCGAAAG GTGTTGAATGATCAGATTTTTGCTATCATGGTTTTGATGGCTCTCTTCACAACCTTTATCACCACACCTTTGGTTTTGGCTGTTTACAAGCCAGCAGAAAAGGCAAGAAAAAGTGACTATAAACATAGAAGAGTGGAAAGGAAAAATCCAAATACTCAACTTCGAATACTTGCCTGCTTCCATAGTTCCTGGAATATCCCATCGATCATTAATCTCCTTGAGGCCTCACGTGGGACTGAGAGGGGAGAAAGGCTTAGCGTATATGCAATGCATCTTATGGAGTTCTCGGAGAGACCGTCGGCTATCCTAATGGTACACAAGGCTCGACATAATGGCTTGCCTTTTTGGAATAAGGGTCAGCGGTCAGCTAACCACGTTGTTGTGGCGTTCGAGGCTTTCCAACAATTAAGTCAGGTCTCTGTGCGGCCAATGACATCAATCTCATCATTCACTGATATGCATGAAGATATTTGCATTACCGCTGAGAGGAAAGATATAGCAATCATAATTTTACCATATCACAAGAATCTGAGGCTTGACGGCTCATTTGAGTCAACTCGACCTGATTTTCACTTGGTTAACAAAAGGGTTCTTGAACATGCTTCATGTTCAGTGGGGATATTTGTTGACCGTGGACTCGGTGGTAGTGCACAGATATCTGCAAGTAATGTTTCCTTTTCAATTACTGTTCTCTTTTTTGGGGGCCGTGATGATCGTGAAGCACTTGCTTATGGAGCTCGTATGGCTGAGCATCCGGGAGTCGAGTTAACAGTCATTCGCTTCTTATTGGAGTCAGATTCCTCAGAAGAGATAGTAAGAATAGATACAGTAAGCCCAACATTAGTCTCTGCTGATGAGGAGTTTCTTGCTGATTTCAGAACGAGTATATCAAAAGACAGTTCCATTAAATATGAAGAGAAGAATGTTAGAAATGTGTCAGAAACAATTACTATCATACATGATTACAGTCGATGCAGTTTGTTTGTGGTCGGTCGAATGCCTAATGGGGTAGTAGCTGTTGTGTTGAGCCAACGGATTGATTGCCCTGAACTCGGGCCAATTGGGAGTTTTCTGACTTCACCAAAGTTCTCCACAACAGCGTCAGTCCTGGTGGTGCAACAGTATTATGATCAGTCATATTCAATTAGTTCACAGCAGATGGTTTAA